One window from the genome of Nicotiana tomentosiformis chromosome 5, ASM39032v3, whole genome shotgun sequence encodes:
- the LOC104113754 gene encoding vesicle-associated membrane protein 727: MNPKGLIYSFVARGTVVLAEHTPYSGNFSTIAVQCLQKLPSNSSKYTYSCDGHTFNFLIDSGFVFLVVADESTGRSVPFVFLERVKDDFKKRYGSSIKNDGDPHPLADDEEEDDDLFGDRFSIAYNLDREFGPKLKEHMEYCMNHPDEMSKLSKLKAQITEVKGIMMDNIEKVLDRGEKIELLVDKTENLQFQADSFQRQGRQLRRKMWFQNLQMKLMVGGAILVFIIIVWLFACGGFKC; encoded by the exons ATGAATCCAAAAGGTTTGATTTATAGCTTTGTTGCGAGAGGAACTGTTGTTCTAGCTGAGCATACACCTTATTCAGGGAACTTCAGTACCATTGCTGTCCAGTGCTTGCAGAAGCTTCCTTCAAATAGTAGCAAGTATACATACTCATGCGATGGCCACACCTTCAACTTCCTCATTGATAGTGGATTTG TCTTCCTAGTTGTTGCTGATGAATCAACTGGAAGAAGTGTACCTTTTGTCTTTCTTGAAAGGGTTAAGGATGATTTCAAGAAACGTTACGGTTCAAGTATTAAAAATGATGGTGATCCGCACCCTCTTGccgatgatgaagaagaagatgatgatctaTTCGGGGATCGTTTTAGCATCGCGTACAATCTTGACAGAGAATTCGG GCCAAAACTTAAAGAGCACATGGAGTACTGTATGAACCATCCTGATGAAATGAGCAAGCTCTCTAAGTTGAAGGCTCAAATCACAGAGGTCAAAGGAATAATGATGGACAATATTGAGAAG GTTTTGGATCGGGGTGAGAAGATTGAACTGCTAGTGGATAAAACTGAGAACCTTCAGTTCCAG GCTGACAGCTTTCAGAGGCAAGGTAGGCAGCTTCGTCGCAAGATGTGGTTTCAGAACCTTCAAATGAAGCTCATGGTTGGAGGTGCTATTTTAGTTTTCATTATCATTGTTTGGCTTTTTGCTTGTGGAGGTTTTAAATGTTAA